In Marivirga salinae, a single window of DNA contains:
- the yihA gene encoding ribosome biogenesis GTP-binding protein YihA/YsxC: protein MKRIKNAEFIISNTDYKKSPETNLPEYAFIGRSNVGKSSLINMLTDRKSLAKTSSRPGKTQLINHFLMDEKWYLVDLPGYGYAKVSKKTNEGWGKMISDYLKNRENLVCIFVLIDSRLPPQKADVEFLDFIGKNGLPLSLIFTKADKQSLNKTNQNVAVFKKKMLSSWEEFPPYFVSSAEKKTGKEEILSIIEQMNIAWEEQK from the coding sequence ATGAAGCGAATTAAAAATGCAGAATTTATTATAAGTAATACGGACTACAAAAAAAGTCCTGAAACTAATTTACCCGAATATGCATTTATTGGTCGTTCCAATGTAGGCAAGTCTTCCTTGATCAATATGCTGACGGATAGAAAAAGCTTAGCCAAAACATCCTCAAGACCAGGTAAAACACAGCTTATCAATCATTTTTTAATGGATGAAAAGTGGTATTTGGTGGATTTACCAGGCTATGGCTATGCTAAAGTCAGCAAAAAAACCAATGAAGGATGGGGCAAGATGATCAGTGATTACTTAAAAAACAGAGAAAATCTTGTCTGCATATTCGTATTAATTGATTCGCGACTGCCTCCACAAAAAGCAGATGTTGAGTTTTTGGACTTTATTGGCAAAAATGGATTACCGCTCTCCCTAATATTCACCAAGGCGGACAAACAATCTCTAAATAAAACGAATCAAAATGTAGCTGTTTTCAAAAAGAAAATGTTGAGTAGTTGGGAAGAATTTCCTCCTTATTTTGTCAGTTCTGCAGAAAAAAAGACTGGTAAAGAAGAAATTTTAAGCATTATTGAACAAATGAATATTGCTTGGGAAGAGCAGAAGTAA
- a CDS encoding OmpA family protein produces MIYKFRFFAVFLISVLFVSQVKAQEPNPELAKEFLLTAEEILKETKALNQAVEMYKLAAEADPNNVEANYKTGDTYLQITDKAKATQYLLRAYQLDSDYKFDMLYKIGHAYQYGYEFDNAIEYYKKYKQKLENNTGYSGADKTPMSEVDRRIDESNTGKKLMDDPVNYSITNVGTAINSELWDYGPVVNADETVMIFTSRRGPDQGNLNENVFDDNFYYEDIFISKKSGGEWQPAENIGPVVNTKYHDSNFGFSPDGKTLYIYSDEGNGDVYYTNNLSEDTWSEPLGLSDNINSSGYNEKSVSQSADGKTLFFASNRPGGYGGFDIYYSTKNRKDEWGPSKNLGRVINTEGDEDGPFIQYDGKTLYFSSTAHNGMGGFDIFKSEYDSASNEWSNPENLGYPLNTPDDDIYFVMTKDGKTGYYATVREEGMGYNDIYRVKIGGSEDKTDKKVASKKANVDEGENESEEKEVEKVDVVESQEDEVDTGAPVKVMVRVVDASNNQSIESTVKLKGQADNINVPSESENNGIYTFVIIRDAATDFMLSAEKPGYIFANKRINVPASKGEEQTIRITLSLSKPEVGTSKTLRNIFFEFGKATFTSESYEELNKMVSFLEANPQVNVEIAGHTDNIGSDSVNKKLSQQRANKVVEYLTGKGIDRRRLNAVGYGEERPIVSNDDEVMGREINRRVEFIVKE; encoded by the coding sequence ATGATATATAAATTTAGATTCTTTGCTGTCTTTTTAATTTCTGTTTTATTTGTTTCTCAAGTAAAGGCTCAGGAACCTAATCCTGAATTAGCAAAAGAGTTTCTTTTAACTGCTGAGGAGATTTTAAAAGAAACGAAAGCATTAAATCAAGCTGTTGAGATGTATAAACTAGCGGCTGAGGCAGATCCTAATAATGTTGAAGCCAATTATAAAACAGGGGATACTTATCTTCAAATAACTGATAAAGCAAAAGCAACCCAATATTTATTACGTGCTTATCAATTAGATTCTGATTATAAATTTGATATGCTCTACAAAATCGGACATGCTTATCAATATGGGTATGAATTTGATAATGCTATTGAGTACTATAAAAAATATAAACAAAAGTTAGAAAATAATACAGGCTACAGTGGTGCTGATAAAACACCAATGTCAGAAGTTGATAGACGAATAGATGAATCTAATACGGGTAAAAAATTAATGGATGATCCTGTTAATTACTCCATCACTAATGTTGGTACAGCTATTAATTCTGAGCTGTGGGATTATGGTCCAGTGGTTAATGCTGATGAAACCGTTATGATTTTCACTTCAAGAAGAGGTCCTGATCAAGGGAACTTAAATGAAAACGTATTTGATGATAACTTCTATTATGAAGATATTTTTATCTCTAAAAAATCAGGTGGAGAATGGCAGCCTGCAGAAAATATTGGTCCTGTAGTTAATACAAAATACCATGATTCAAATTTTGGTTTCTCGCCTGATGGTAAAACGCTATATATCTATAGTGATGAAGGAAATGGTGATGTTTATTATACCAATAATTTATCTGAAGATACTTGGTCGGAACCCTTAGGATTAAGTGATAATATCAATTCCAGTGGATACAATGAAAAATCTGTTTCTCAATCAGCCGATGGAAAAACTCTATTTTTTGCAAGTAACCGCCCAGGTGGATATGGTGGATTTGATATTTACTATTCAACAAAAAACAGAAAAGACGAGTGGGGCCCTTCTAAAAATCTTGGAAGAGTAATTAATACTGAAGGCGATGAAGACGGTCCTTTTATTCAGTATGATGGTAAAACACTTTACTTTAGTTCTACTGCTCATAATGGCATGGGCGGTTTTGATATTTTTAAATCAGAATATGACAGTGCAAGCAATGAATGGAGTAATCCTGAAAATTTAGGTTACCCATTAAACACTCCTGATGATGATATTTATTTTGTAATGACCAAAGATGGAAAAACGGGTTATTATGCTACTGTACGTGAAGAAGGAATGGGTTACAATGATATCTACAGAGTAAAGATTGGAGGTAGCGAAGATAAAACGGACAAAAAAGTAGCAAGTAAAAAAGCCAATGTAGATGAAGGCGAGAATGAATCAGAAGAAAAAGAGGTTGAAAAAGTAGATGTGGTTGAATCGCAAGAAGATGAAGTGGATACAGGAGCTCCAGTAAAAGTAATGGTAAGAGTAGTCGATGCTAGTAATAATCAATCTATTGAATCAACTGTAAAGTTAAAGGGACAGGCAGACAATATTAACGTACCTTCTGAAAGTGAAAATAACGGCATTTATACTTTTGTAATAATCCGAGATGCTGCAACGGATTTTATGTTGTCTGCTGAAAAGCCAGGTTATATTTTTGCTAATAAAAGAATTAATGTACCAGCTTCAAAAGGAGAGGAGCAGACTATTAGAATTACCCTTAGCTTGAGTAAACCAGAGGTAGGAACTTCTAAAACTTTAAGAAACATTTTCTTTGAATTCGGTAAAGCTACATTCACATCCGAATCTTATGAAGAGTTAAACAAAATGGTGAGTTTCTTGGAAGCTAATCCTCAGGTGAATGTTGAAATTGCTGGTCATACTGATAATATTGGTTCCGATTCGGTTAATAAAAAACTTTCCCAGCAGCGGGCTAATAAGGTGGTAGAATACCTTACGGGCAAAGGAATTGACAGAAGAAGATTGAATGCAGTCGGTTATGGAGAGGAAAGACCAATCGTAAGTAATGATGATGAGGTAATGGGTAGAGAGATAAACAGAAGGGTTGAATTCATCGTTAAAGAGTAA
- a CDS encoding 2-C-methyl-D-erythritol 4-phosphate cytidylyltransferase, whose translation MKKYAIIVAGGTGKRMGESLPKQFLKLGGTPILIHTLQAFEAADPEIELILTLPQEEIQFWDELNIWHQNYLEHKVVAGGETRFHSVKNALEHVGEGLVAVHDGVRPFVSAKIINQSFEQAKVNKAVVTAVFMKDSVRQLDEKGNSKNIDRNSLRMIQTPQTFDVDLLKSAYNADYKSSFTDDASVVEAYGYNITLIDGEYQNIKITTPEDLIIAEALLKAK comes from the coding sequence ATGAAAAAGTATGCAATCATAGTAGCAGGTGGTACTGGCAAAAGAATGGGGGAGAGTCTTCCCAAGCAATTTCTTAAGCTAGGAGGCACACCTATATTGATTCATACTTTACAAGCCTTTGAAGCAGCTGATCCTGAAATAGAATTGATTTTAACACTTCCTCAAGAGGAAATCCAATTTTGGGATGAACTGAATATATGGCATCAAAATTATTTAGAACATAAAGTAGTGGCTGGTGGGGAGACACGCTTTCATTCCGTAAAGAATGCTTTAGAACATGTTGGAGAGGGCTTGGTTGCAGTTCATGACGGTGTTCGGCCTTTTGTTTCTGCTAAAATCATAAATCAATCTTTCGAGCAGGCTAAAGTGAATAAAGCAGTTGTTACTGCAGTCTTTATGAAAGACTCTGTAAGGCAGCTTGATGAAAAGGGCAATAGTAAGAATATTGATAGGAATTCTTTAAGGATGATTCAAACTCCACAGACTTTTGATGTAGATTTACTGAAATCTGCTTATAATGCCGACTACAAATCTTCATTTACTGATGATGCATCAGTGGTGGAGGCATATGGATATAATATTACCTTAATTGATGGTGAATATCAAAACATCAAGATCACAACTCCTGAGGATTTAATTATAGCAGAGGCTTTATTAAAGGCAAAGTAA
- a CDS encoding DUF2795 domain-containing protein, whose protein sequence is MYWTLELASYLEDAPWPATKDELIDFGIRSGAPLEVVENLQELEDDGQPYENIEEIWPDYPSKEDFFFNEDEY, encoded by the coding sequence ATGTATTGGACATTAGAATTAGCTTCATACTTAGAAGATGCTCCGTGGCCAGCCACAAAAGACGAATTAATTGATTTTGGAATTCGTTCTGGAGCACCATTAGAGGTAGTTGAAAACTTACAAGAACTAGAGGATGACGGACAACCCTATGAAAACATAGAGGAGATTTGGCCGGATTATCCTTCCAAAGAAGATTTCTTTTTTAACGAAGATGAATATTAG
- a CDS encoding DUF349 domain-containing protein, producing MTDLQQELAFIEGGKVILREQEGFPQREIGEVKEDEATALQFFQDRYESLKEKVDKVQHQIETEDNKGSFLMKVLNLKESLSSFDGIGDFVALKDRLEMMEKMLEDYISQNRRRNLEVKSTLIEEAKSYAANPDWREATEKLKELRQRWIRVGAVEEDKKEEVENTFQAVYDEFYDKKKAFHDAKKEMMATREKQYESLIEKAKKLQDDKSEADELTKKSNALVEEWKSLENIPKEKYALLLKEFKKYTQVGRKAGNAKNPKFQSKEGNDKEKLALIEELKEAQKLEPSESVEKAKAIQQKWKNSGKTFNKSLNEEYFTLNDYIFEKSFLENLFERKAKKGLDEKDAVKFKMNILRDLISRDQRELNVFEENLEKFNLGTEKLDKMVGFKHEKQKRKLTVKQQIMEELRELNKNLK from the coding sequence TTGACTGATTTACAGCAAGAATTGGCTTTCATTGAAGGCGGAAAAGTTATTTTAAGGGAACAAGAAGGTTTTCCGCAGCGAGAGATAGGAGAAGTAAAGGAGGATGAGGCAACTGCATTGCAGTTTTTTCAGGATCGATACGAATCTCTAAAAGAAAAAGTAGACAAAGTTCAGCATCAGATTGAAACGGAAGACAATAAAGGTTCATTCCTGATGAAAGTCTTAAACTTGAAAGAATCTTTATCTTCTTTTGACGGCATAGGCGACTTCGTTGCGCTTAAGGATCGTTTAGAGATGATGGAAAAAATGCTGGAAGATTATATCAGCCAAAATAGAAGACGAAACTTGGAGGTGAAATCTACTTTAATTGAAGAAGCCAAAAGTTATGCTGCCAATCCCGATTGGAGAGAAGCTACTGAAAAGCTAAAAGAACTTCGCCAAAGATGGATAAGAGTAGGCGCAGTAGAAGAGGATAAAAAAGAAGAGGTAGAAAATACTTTCCAAGCTGTTTACGATGAGTTTTACGATAAAAAGAAAGCTTTTCATGATGCCAAAAAAGAAATGATGGCAACCAGGGAAAAGCAATATGAAAGCCTAATAGAAAAAGCTAAAAAACTACAAGATGATAAATCGGAAGCTGATGAGTTAACCAAAAAAAGCAATGCATTGGTTGAAGAATGGAAATCTTTAGAAAATATTCCTAAAGAGAAATATGCTTTGCTTCTAAAAGAATTTAAGAAATATACTCAGGTCGGAAGAAAAGCAGGAAATGCGAAAAATCCTAAATTTCAATCTAAGGAAGGCAATGATAAAGAAAAATTGGCTTTGATTGAAGAATTAAAGGAAGCTCAAAAGCTGGAGCCTTCTGAATCAGTTGAAAAGGCAAAAGCAATTCAACAAAAATGGAAGAACTCAGGAAAAACATTCAATAAGTCATTAAATGAGGAATATTTCACTCTTAATGATTATATTTTTGAAAAGAGCTTCTTAGAAAATTTATTTGAAAGAAAAGCTAAAAAAGGCTTAGATGAAAAGGATGCTGTTAAGTTTAAAATGAATATTTTAAGAGATTTGATTTCAAGAGATCAAAGAGAACTTAATGTATTTGAAGAAAATTTAGAAAAATTTAATTTAGGCACTGAAAAGCTGGATAAAATGGTAGGCTTCAAACATGAAAAACAAAAAAGAAAGCTCACCGTAAAGCAACAAATCATGGAAGAACTCCGTGAATTGAATAAAAATTTAAAATAA
- the ettA gene encoding energy-dependent translational throttle protein EttA, whose translation MSDEKIIFSMEKVSKIYPPKKTVLKDIYLSFFYGAKIGVLGLNGSGKSSLLKIIAGIDKDYQGEVVASKEYSVGMLEQEPELDPDKTVKQVVEEGVAETVNLLKEFEEINEKFADPEVLDNPDKMNDLIEQQSKVQEKLDHANAWELDSRLEQAMDALRTPPADSPVKNLSGGEKRRVALCRLLLQEPDVLLLDEPTNHLDAESVHWLEHHLQQYKGTVIAVTHDRYFLDNVAGWILELDRGEGIPWKGNYSSWLDQKQKRLAQEEKSESKRQKTLQRELEWVRMAPKARQAKSKARLSSYEKMLGEEGKDKEQNLELFIPPGPRLGSKVIEAKGVAKAYGDKLLYEDLNFSLPQGGIVGIIGPNGAGKTTLFKLITGKEEADAGTFEVGETVKISYVDQEHNNLDPNKSVWENISEGNEWIQLGNNKINSRAYVSKFNFAGGDQEKKVGVLSGGERNRVHLAMSIKQEANLLLLDEPTNDLDVNTLRALEEGLENFAGCAVIISHDRWFLDRICTHILAFEGDSQVYWFEGNFSDYEENRKKRLGDDAIPKRIKYKKLTR comes from the coding sequence ATGAGTGACGAAAAAATTATTTTTTCAATGGAGAAGGTTTCGAAAATCTATCCTCCTAAAAAGACTGTTTTAAAAGATATTTATTTATCCTTTTTCTATGGGGCTAAAATAGGTGTTTTAGGTCTAAATGGTTCAGGAAAATCCTCTTTGTTGAAAATTATTGCCGGAATTGATAAAGATTATCAAGGAGAAGTGGTGGCTTCTAAAGAATATTCTGTGGGGATGCTGGAACAAGAACCTGAATTGGATCCAGATAAAACCGTAAAACAGGTTGTGGAAGAAGGCGTAGCGGAAACCGTTAATCTGTTAAAAGAATTTGAAGAGATTAATGAGAAATTTGCGGATCCTGAAGTCTTGGACAATCCTGACAAAATGAATGACTTGATTGAGCAGCAATCCAAAGTTCAGGAAAAATTGGATCATGCCAATGCTTGGGAGCTCGATAGTAGATTGGAACAAGCAATGGATGCCTTACGCACACCGCCAGCTGATTCACCAGTTAAAAATCTTTCAGGAGGGGAAAAGCGTAGAGTGGCTTTATGCCGATTGTTGTTACAAGAACCTGATGTATTGCTTTTGGATGAACCCACCAACCATTTGGATGCTGAATCTGTGCATTGGTTAGAGCACCACTTACAGCAATATAAAGGAACCGTTATAGCCGTAACTCACGATCGTTATTTCTTAGATAACGTAGCGGGTTGGATTTTAGAATTGGATAGAGGCGAAGGAATTCCATGGAAAGGAAATTATTCTAGCTGGTTGGATCAAAAGCAAAAAAGATTGGCTCAAGAAGAAAAATCTGAATCTAAAAGGCAGAAAACCTTACAGCGAGAATTAGAATGGGTGAGAATGGCACCAAAAGCCCGTCAAGCTAAATCGAAAGCTCGTTTAAGCTCTTATGAAAAAATGCTTGGTGAAGAGGGTAAGGACAAGGAACAAAATTTGGAATTGTTTATTCCACCTGGTCCGCGTTTGGGAAGTAAGGTGATTGAAGCTAAAGGCGTTGCAAAAGCTTATGGTGATAAACTTTTATATGAAGATTTGAATTTCTCTTTACCTCAAGGTGGAATTGTAGGGATAATTGGTCCGAATGGAGCTGGTAAAACTACTTTATTTAAACTGATAACTGGAAAAGAAGAAGCAGATGCAGGTACTTTTGAAGTAGGTGAAACTGTTAAAATCTCATATGTCGATCAGGAACACAATAATTTAGATCCTAATAAATCTGTTTGGGAAAATATTTCAGAAGGCAATGAATGGATTCAGCTAGGAAATAATAAAATCAACTCCAGAGCTTATGTAAGTAAATTTAATTTCGCTGGTGGTGACCAAGAAAAGAAAGTGGGCGTATTGTCAGGTGGTGAAAGAAACAGAGTCCATTTGGCCATGTCTATTAAGCAGGAAGCCAATTTACTTTTACTCGATGAGCCAACCAATGATTTGGATGTGAATACGCTTCGAGCTTTGGAGGAAGGTCTAGAGAATTTTGCAGGCTGTGCCGTAATCATCAGTCACGATAGATGGTTTTTAGATAGAATTTGCACACATATTCTAGCCTTTGAAGGTGATTCTCAAGTCTATTGGTTTGAAGGTAACTTCTCTGACTACGAAGAGAATCGCAAGAAGAGACTTGGAGATGATGCTATTCCTAAAAGGATTAAGTATAAGAAGCTTACGAGATAA
- a CDS encoding VOC family protein: MSGKIISGIQQIGIGVSDVQAAFKWYRQNFGMSVPVFEEAAEAALMLPYTGGEPRSRHAILAINMQGGGGFEIWQYTSRKPEGPKFEPQLGDLGINIAKMKSKNVEATYELFNRRGLNVLGDLQNDPYGKPTFFVKDPWDNIFQIVTSNSWFQQRKTDLPGGPNGAIIGVTDIEKARTLYSDILGYDTVIYEEEGVFDDLKAVPGGDKKLTRILLRHSKPMEGAFSPLLGASEIELVLAENRKPKKIFEDRFWGDLGYIHLCYDINGMQALKEECEAKGFNFTVDSANSFDMGEAAGHFTYIEDPDGTLIEFVETHKVPIMKKIGWYLDLKKRNPKKPLPRFMLKAMGMSEVKG, translated from the coding sequence ATGAGCGGGAAAATAATAAGCGGAATACAGCAAATTGGAATAGGGGTTTCAGATGTTCAAGCAGCTTTCAAATGGTATAGGCAAAACTTCGGAATGAGCGTACCAGTTTTTGAAGAAGCAGCCGAAGCGGCTCTAATGTTACCCTATACTGGTGGTGAGCCTAGAAGTCGCCATGCTATTTTAGCAATAAATATGCAAGGTGGCGGTGGATTTGAAATATGGCAATACACTTCCCGAAAGCCTGAAGGCCCAAAGTTTGAACCACAATTAGGTGATTTAGGAATCAATATCGCCAAAATGAAAAGCAAAAATGTAGAAGCTACTTATGAACTTTTCAACAGAAGAGGGCTCAATGTTTTGGGTGATTTACAAAATGATCCTTATGGAAAACCCACTTTTTTCGTAAAAGATCCTTGGGATAATATTTTCCAGATTGTGACTTCTAATTCTTGGTTTCAGCAAAGAAAAACAGATTTACCTGGCGGCCCAAATGGTGCTATTATTGGCGTTACAGATATTGAAAAAGCCCGAACACTGTATTCAGATATATTAGGGTATGACACTGTTATTTATGAAGAAGAAGGTGTTTTTGATGACTTAAAAGCAGTCCCTGGTGGAGATAAAAAATTGACAAGGATTTTATTACGCCACAGCAAACCAATGGAAGGTGCATTTAGTCCGCTTTTAGGTGCTTCTGAAATTGAATTAGTATTGGCTGAAAACCGTAAGCCAAAAAAGATCTTTGAAGATAGATTCTGGGGAGATTTGGGCTATATACATCTTTGCTATGACATCAATGGCATGCAGGCACTAAAAGAAGAGTGCGAAGCTAAAGGGTTTAATTTCACAGTGGATTCTGCTAATAGCTTTGATATGGGAGAAGCTGCAGGTCATTTCACTTATATTGAAGATCCTGATGGAACCTTAATTGAATTTGTGGAAACCCACAAAGTGCCGATTATGAAAAAAATAGGTTGGTATTTAGATCTTAAAAAGAGAAATCCTAAAAAACCACTTCCTAGATTTATGCTGAAGGCAATGGGAATGAGTGAGGTGAAGGGTTGA
- a CDS encoding WD40/YVTN/BNR-like repeat-containing protein, with protein MNRLYSLLLAFLLCIPFNMDAQRRKADNTISYDEKIYDALEWRGIGPFRGGRSAAVTGVIGEPNLFYMGATGGGVWRTKDGGSTWESISDGHFGGSIGAVAIAESDPNVIYVGGGEKTLRGNMSYGYGMYKSVDAGKNWEHIGLDNSRHISRVRIHPQNPDIVYAAVMGDIFKDSEERGVYKSTDGGKTWQRKLFVNNRAGAVDLILDPNNPRIMYASTWNVRRSPSNFSSGGPGSDIWKSTDSGENWEKLSENKGLPKGVWGISGITVSPQNSNRVWTIIENENGGVFRSDDAGKTWQKTNDDRALRQRAWYYTRIYADTQDEDMVYVVNVDYHQSKDGGKTFTSHRAPHGDHHDMWIDPNDNQRMIMADDGGAQVSFDGGDNWSTYMNQNTAQFYRVTTDNHFPFRIYGAQQDNSTVRIAHRTTGSVIGERDWESTAGGESAHLAIDNENNDVVYGGSYDGFLTRYNHNSEEIRAINVWPDNPMGHGAEEMKYRFQWNFPIFTSPHDPNKLYTASNHLHVTTNEGHKWETISPDLTRNDPSKLGSSGGPITKDNTSVEYYCTIFAAIESPYEEGLLWTGSDDGLVHVSKDGGGSWKNVTPENMPKWIMINSIEADPFTKGGAYIAATSYKNGDYQPYLYKTKDYGKSWTKIVNGIQNDHFTRVVRADTERKGLLYAGTETKMYISFDDGASWKDFQMNLPIVPITDLTLKDNHLIAATQGRGFWLIDDLTVLHQLNDEVKQNDFYLFQPKKTYRIGGRSEESKTAGENMSSGVITYFHLKDTASADTVKIQYKEKSGKVIATYSTHPDKESKEEKLEVEPGSNQLIWNMRYPDAEIFEGMILWWSSTSGPTALPGKYDVALSINEETKTQEFEIVKDPRSSATQEDLKAQFDFQNRVIAKLSETNLAIKDIRKARVQIEDVIKKAEADTIKNMGTSILDEIKEIEESLYQTKNRSRQDPLNYPIRLNNKLGHLNSLVGMGDFKPTESAIEFSKEVTARIDQHLEALNEILDKKVSAFNDLVQANQVKAVKLD; from the coding sequence ATGAACAGACTATATAGCTTACTATTAGCCTTCTTACTCTGTATTCCTTTTAATATGGATGCACAAAGAAGAAAGGCCGACAATACAATATCTTATGATGAAAAAATATATGACGCACTAGAATGGAGAGGAATTGGGCCATTTCGCGGTGGAAGATCCGCTGCAGTAACTGGCGTTATTGGTGAACCTAATTTATTTTATATGGGCGCTACCGGAGGTGGTGTTTGGCGCACCAAAGATGGTGGCAGCACTTGGGAAAGTATTTCAGATGGTCATTTTGGTGGTTCAATTGGGGCAGTTGCTATTGCTGAAAGTGATCCTAATGTAATTTATGTAGGAGGCGGAGAAAAAACCCTACGTGGAAATATGTCATACGGCTATGGCATGTATAAATCCGTAGATGCCGGTAAAAACTGGGAACATATCGGATTGGATAACAGCCGACACATCAGTAGAGTCAGAATTCATCCTCAAAATCCTGACATAGTATATGCAGCAGTGATGGGCGATATTTTTAAAGATTCTGAAGAAAGAGGCGTTTATAAATCTACTGATGGAGGAAAAACCTGGCAAAGAAAATTATTTGTCAACAATAGAGCTGGGGCTGTGGATTTAATACTGGATCCTAATAACCCAAGAATCATGTATGCCTCCACCTGGAATGTAAGAAGAAGTCCCTCTAATTTTTCTAGTGGCGGGCCTGGCTCGGATATCTGGAAATCTACAGATAGCGGAGAAAATTGGGAAAAGCTTTCCGAAAATAAAGGATTACCAAAAGGCGTTTGGGGAATATCAGGAATCACAGTTTCTCCTCAAAATTCCAATCGAGTGTGGACTATTATTGAAAATGAAAACGGTGGTGTTTTCCGCTCGGATGATGCTGGGAAAACTTGGCAAAAGACCAATGATGACAGAGCTTTAAGACAAAGAGCGTGGTATTACACTCGAATTTATGCTGATACTCAAGATGAAGATATGGTGTATGTAGTCAATGTAGACTATCACCAATCTAAAGACGGAGGCAAAACCTTTACTTCCCATAGAGCACCACATGGAGATCATCATGATATGTGGATTGATCCTAATGACAACCAACGAATGATCATGGCTGATGATGGAGGTGCTCAAGTAAGCTTTGATGGAGGTGATAATTGGAGTACCTATATGAATCAAAATACTGCTCAATTTTACAGAGTTACAACTGATAATCACTTCCCGTTCAGAATTTATGGAGCTCAGCAAGATAATTCTACTGTAAGAATTGCACATAGAACTACCGGCTCTGTGATTGGTGAACGAGATTGGGAATCAACGGCTGGTGGTGAAAGTGCGCATTTGGCCATTGATAATGAAAATAATGATGTGGTATATGGCGGAAGTTATGATGGCTTTTTAACACGCTATAATCATAATTCCGAAGAAATTAGAGCAATCAACGTATGGCCTGATAATCCTATGGGACATGGAGCTGAAGAAATGAAATACCGTTTCCAATGGAATTTCCCAATTTTCACCTCACCTCATGATCCGAATAAATTATATACGGCTTCCAACCATTTGCATGTCACCACCAATGAAGGACATAAGTGGGAAACTATCAGTCCGGATTTGACTAGAAACGACCCTAGTAAATTAGGCTCTTCAGGTGGTCCAATTACCAAAGACAATACGAGTGTAGAATATTATTGCACCATTTTCGCAGCAATAGAATCGCCTTATGAAGAAGGTTTATTATGGACAGGTTCTGATGACGGTTTGGTGCATGTCAGCAAAGATGGTGGGGGAAGCTGGAAAAATGTGACCCCAGAAAATATGCCTAAATGGATTATGATCAATAGCATTGAAGCGGATCCATTTACAAAAGGTGGGGCTTATATAGCTGCAACTTCTTATAAAAATGGAGATTATCAACCTTATTTATATAAAACCAAAGATTATGGTAAAAGCTGGACAAAAATCGTAAATGGAATTCAAAATGATCATTTCACAAGAGTTGTTAGGGCTGACACAGAAAGAAAAGGATTGCTGTATGCTGGAACTGAAACGAAAATGTATATCTCATTTGATGATGGGGCTAGTTGGAAAGATTTTCAAATGAATTTACCAATTGTTCCGATTACGGATTTGACCCTTAAGGATAATCACCTGATTGCAGCTACTCAAGGAAGAGGCTTTTGGTTGATTGATGATTTAACAGTTTTACATCAATTAAATGATGAGGTAAAGCAAAATGATTTCTACTTATTTCAACCCAAGAAAACGTATAGAATAGGCGGAAGAAGTGAAGAATCGAAAACTGCTGGTGAAAACATGTCATCAGGCGTAATTACCTATTTCCACCTAAAGGATACTGCTTCTGCGGATACTGTAAAAATCCAGTATAAGGAAAAATCAGGAAAAGTGATTGCTACTTATAGTACTCATCCTGATAAAGAATCAAAAGAAGAAAAGTTGGAAGTAGAACCTGGAAGTAATCAGTTGATCTGGAATATGCGATATCCTGATGCCGAAATTTTTGAGGGCATGATTTTGTGGTGGTCATCAACAAGCGGCCCAACAGCACTTCCTGGGAAATATGATGTGGCTCTCTCTATCAATGAAGAAACGAAAACCCAAGAATTTGAGATTGTAAAAGATCCAAGATCAAGTGCTACACAGGAAGATTTAAAAGCACAATTTGATTTCCAAAACAGGGTAATTGCAAAGCTTTCTGAAACTAATTTGGCTATTAAGGATATCCGAAAAGCAAGAGTACAGATTGAAGATGTGATAAAAAAAGCTGAAGCTGACACTATTAAAAATATGGGGACAAGCATTTTGGATGAGATCAAGGAAATTGAAGAGTCCTTATATCAAACTAAAAACAGAAGCAGACAGGATCCACTAAATTACCCTATCCGATTGAACAATAAATTAGGGCATTTGAATAGTTTGGTGGGAATGGGCGATTTCAAACCAACTGAATCGGCTATAGAGTTTAGTAAGGAAGTTACAGCCAGAATAGACCAACATTTGGAAGCTTTAAATGAAATTTTGGATAAAAAAGTAAGTGCATTTAATGATTTGGTTCAAGCCAATCAGGTAAAAGCGGTGAAATTGGATTAA